The following coding sequences are from one Chelonoidis abingdonii isolate Lonesome George chromosome 4, CheloAbing_2.0, whole genome shotgun sequence window:
- the AMPD2 gene encoding AMP deaminase 2 isoform X1, whose product MSAGAAAPRGKHPFQKRGSLQGPGAAEIHGGLGPRSLQSAHSLPGTLHCLKQFPVDLRTSMDGKYKEIAEELFSRSLVESDMRSAPYEFPEDSPIEQLEERRQRLERQISQDVKLEPDILLRAKQDFLKIDSAADLQLYKEQNEDLVDHLPKERDVLLEREFQRVTISGEETCGVPFTDLLDAAKSVVKALFIREKYMGLSLQSFCKTTARFLEELSGKPLETRSYEEIPETPVAADAPVHPPFTDQHPYETCLPEAMPADLGFGLRMVSGVIHVYTKRDVVDRSTELDLLYPDLQEFIADMNVLMALIINGPIKSFCYRRLQYLSSKFQMHVLLNEMKELAAQKKVPHRDFYNIRKVDTHIHASSCMNQKHLLRFIKRTMKKHLDEIVHVEKGKEQTLKEVFETMNLTAYDLSVDTLDVHADRNTFHRFDKFNTKYNPIGESILREIFIKTDNQVSGKYFAHIIKEVMSDLEESKYQNAELRLSIYGRSRDEWDKLAKWAVSHKVHSNNVRWLVQVPRLFDVYRTKKQLANFQEMLENIFLPLFEATIHPASHPELHLFLEHVDGFDSVDDESKPEHRIFNQDSPLPGTWVEEDNPPYSFYLYYMYANMTVLNHLRRKRGFHTFVLRPHCGEAGPIHHLVSAFMLSENISHGLLLRKAPVLQYLYYLAQIGIAMSPLSNNSLFLSYHRNPLPEYLSRGLMVSLSTDDPLQFHFTKEPLMEEYSIATQVWKLSSCDMCELARNSVLMSGFSHKVKSYWLGPNYLKEGSEGNDIRRTNVPDIRVSYRFETLCQELTLITQAVQTAELETIQEEDP is encoded by the exons GAGCTGTTCTCCCGCTCGCTGGTGGAGAGCGACATGCGCAGCGCCCCCTACGAGTTCCCCGAGGACAGCCCCATtgagcagctggaggagaggCGCCAGCGGCTGGAGCGGCAGATCAGCCAGGACGTGAA ACTAGAACCCGACATTTTACTCAGAGCCAAACAGGACTTCTTGAAAATTGACAGTGCTGCTGACTTACA gctgtACAAGGAGCAGAACGAGGACCTGGTGGATCATCTCCCCAAGGAgagggatgtgctgctggagagagagTTCCAGAGGGTCACCATCTCTGGGGAAGAGACATGTGGG GTGCCCTTCACAGACCTACTGGATGCAGCCAAAAGCGTGGTGAAGGCACTGTTCATCCGGGAGAAGTACATGGGGCTCTCCCTGCAGAGCTTCTGCAAGACCACCGCCCGCTTCTTGGAGGAGCTCTCTGGGAAACCGCTGGAGACCCGGTCCTATGAGGAGATCCCAGAGACCCCCGTGGCTGCAG ATGCTCCTGTGCACCCCCCCTTCACAGACCAGCACCCCTATGAGACCTGTCTCCCTGAGGCCATGCCAGCCGACCTGGGCTTCGGCCTCAGGATGGTCAGCGGAGTGATCCACGTCTACACCAAGCGTGATGTCGTGgacag GAGCACAGAGCTGGACCTGCTGTACCCCGACCTACAGGAGTTCATCGCCGACATGAACGTCTTGATGGCTTTGATCATCAATGGCCCCAT AAAATCCTTCTGCTACCGGCGGCTGCAGTACCTGAGTTCCAAGTTCCAGATGCATGTCCTGCTCAACGAGATGAAGGAGCTGGCGGCTCAGAAGAAGGTCCCCCACCGGGACTTCTACAACATCCGCAAG GTGGACACGCACATCCACGCCTCCTCCTGCATGAACCAGAAGCACCTGCTGCGCTTCATCAAGCGCACCATGAAGAAGCACCTGGACGAGATCGTGCACGTGGAGAAGGGCAAGGAGCAGACCCTGAAGGAGGTCTTCGAGACCATGAATCTCACAGCCTATGACCTTAGCGTGGACACACTGGATGTCCATGCG GACCGTAACACCTTCCACCGCTTTGACAAGTTCAACACCAAGTACAACCCCATCGGGGAATCCATCCTGCGCGAGATCTTCATCAAGACGGACAACCAGGTCTCGGGGAAGTACTTCGCTCACATCATCAAG GAGGTGATGTCCGACCTGGAGGAGAGCAAGTATCAGAATGCAGAGCTGCGGCTCTCCATATACGGCCGGTCACGGGACGAGTGGGACAAGCTGGCCAAGTGGGCTGTGAGCCACAAGGTGCACTCCAACAACGTGCGCTGGCTGGTGCAGGTGCCACGCCTCTT CGATGTGTACCGCACCAAGAAGCAGCTGGCCAACTTTCAGGAGATGCTGGAGAATATTTTCCTACCGCTCTTCGAAGCCACTAtccatcctgccagccacccggAGCTACACCTTTTCCTGGAGCAC GTGGATGGCTTTGACAGCGTGGACGACGAATCCAAACCGGAGCATCGCATCTTCAACCAGGACAGCCCCCTGCCTGGGACCTGGGTCGAGGAAGACAATCCGCCCTACTCGTTCTACCTGTACTACATGTATGCCAACATGACGGTGCTGAACCACCTGCGCAG AAAGAGGGGCTTCCACACCTTTGTCCTGCGCCCTCACTGCGGGGAGGCGGGCCCGATTCACCACCTGGTGTCAGCCTTCATGCTGTCGGAGAACATCTCGCACGGGCTGCTGCTCCGCAAG GCACCCGTGCTGCAGTACCTCTACTACCTAGCCCAGATTGGCATCGCCATGTCCCCACTCAGCAACAACAGTCTCTTCCTGAGCTACCACCGCAACCCACTGCCCGAGTATCTGTCCCGTGGCCTGATGGTCTCGCTCTCCACTGATGACCCCCTGCAGTTCCACTTCACCAAG GAGCCCCTGATGGAGGAGTACAGCATCGCCACGCAGGTGTGGAAGCTCAGCTCCTGCGACATGTGTGAACTCGCTCGCAACAGCGTGCTCATGAGTGGCTTCTCCCACAAG GTGAAGAGCTACTGGCTGGGACCCAATTACCTGAAGGAAGGGTCCGAGGGGAACGACATCAGACGCACCAACGTGCCGGACATCCGGGTGAGCTACCGCTTTGAGACGCTGTGCCAGGAGCTGACGCTCATCACACAGGCCGTGCAGACGGCAGAGCTGGAGACCATCCAGGAAGAGGACCCCTGA
- the AMPD2 gene encoding AMP deaminase 2 isoform X3 — protein MSAGAAAPRGKHPFQKRGSLQGPGAAEIHGGLGPRSLQSAHSLPGTLHCLKQFPVDLRTSMDGKYKEIAEELFSRSLVESDMRSAPYEFPEDSPIEQLEERRQRLERQISQDVKLYKEQNEDLVDHLPKERDVLLEREFQRVTISGEETCGVPFTDLLDAAKSVVKALFIREKYMGLSLQSFCKTTARFLEELSGKPLETRSYEEIPETPVAADAPVHPPFTDQHPYETCLPEAMPADLGFGLRMVSGVIHVYTKRDVVDRSTELDLLYPDLQEFIADMNVLMALIINGPIKSFCYRRLQYLSSKFQMHVLLNEMKELAAQKKVPHRDFYNIRKVDTHIHASSCMNQKHLLRFIKRTMKKHLDEIVHVEKGKEQTLKEVFETMNLTAYDLSVDTLDVHADRNTFHRFDKFNTKYNPIGESILREIFIKTDNQVSGKYFAHIIKEVMSDLEESKYQNAELRLSIYGRSRDEWDKLAKWAVSHKVHSNNVRWLVQVPRLFDVYRTKKQLANFQEMLENIFLPLFEATIHPASHPELHLFLEHVDGFDSVDDESKPEHRIFNQDSPLPGTWVEEDNPPYSFYLYYMYANMTVLNHLRRKRGFHTFVLRPHCGEAGPIHHLVSAFMLSENISHGLLLRKAPVLQYLYYLAQIGIAMSPLSNNSLFLSYHRNPLPEYLSRGLMVSLSTDDPLQFHFTKEPLMEEYSIATQVWKLSSCDMCELARNSVLMSGFSHKVKSYWLGPNYLKEGSEGNDIRRTNVPDIRVSYRFETLCQELTLITQAVQTAELETIQEEDP, from the exons GAGCTGTTCTCCCGCTCGCTGGTGGAGAGCGACATGCGCAGCGCCCCCTACGAGTTCCCCGAGGACAGCCCCATtgagcagctggaggagaggCGCCAGCGGCTGGAGCGGCAGATCAGCCAGGACGTGAA gctgtACAAGGAGCAGAACGAGGACCTGGTGGATCATCTCCCCAAGGAgagggatgtgctgctggagagagagTTCCAGAGGGTCACCATCTCTGGGGAAGAGACATGTGGG GTGCCCTTCACAGACCTACTGGATGCAGCCAAAAGCGTGGTGAAGGCACTGTTCATCCGGGAGAAGTACATGGGGCTCTCCCTGCAGAGCTTCTGCAAGACCACCGCCCGCTTCTTGGAGGAGCTCTCTGGGAAACCGCTGGAGACCCGGTCCTATGAGGAGATCCCAGAGACCCCCGTGGCTGCAG ATGCTCCTGTGCACCCCCCCTTCACAGACCAGCACCCCTATGAGACCTGTCTCCCTGAGGCCATGCCAGCCGACCTGGGCTTCGGCCTCAGGATGGTCAGCGGAGTGATCCACGTCTACACCAAGCGTGATGTCGTGgacag GAGCACAGAGCTGGACCTGCTGTACCCCGACCTACAGGAGTTCATCGCCGACATGAACGTCTTGATGGCTTTGATCATCAATGGCCCCAT AAAATCCTTCTGCTACCGGCGGCTGCAGTACCTGAGTTCCAAGTTCCAGATGCATGTCCTGCTCAACGAGATGAAGGAGCTGGCGGCTCAGAAGAAGGTCCCCCACCGGGACTTCTACAACATCCGCAAG GTGGACACGCACATCCACGCCTCCTCCTGCATGAACCAGAAGCACCTGCTGCGCTTCATCAAGCGCACCATGAAGAAGCACCTGGACGAGATCGTGCACGTGGAGAAGGGCAAGGAGCAGACCCTGAAGGAGGTCTTCGAGACCATGAATCTCACAGCCTATGACCTTAGCGTGGACACACTGGATGTCCATGCG GACCGTAACACCTTCCACCGCTTTGACAAGTTCAACACCAAGTACAACCCCATCGGGGAATCCATCCTGCGCGAGATCTTCATCAAGACGGACAACCAGGTCTCGGGGAAGTACTTCGCTCACATCATCAAG GAGGTGATGTCCGACCTGGAGGAGAGCAAGTATCAGAATGCAGAGCTGCGGCTCTCCATATACGGCCGGTCACGGGACGAGTGGGACAAGCTGGCCAAGTGGGCTGTGAGCCACAAGGTGCACTCCAACAACGTGCGCTGGCTGGTGCAGGTGCCACGCCTCTT CGATGTGTACCGCACCAAGAAGCAGCTGGCCAACTTTCAGGAGATGCTGGAGAATATTTTCCTACCGCTCTTCGAAGCCACTAtccatcctgccagccacccggAGCTACACCTTTTCCTGGAGCAC GTGGATGGCTTTGACAGCGTGGACGACGAATCCAAACCGGAGCATCGCATCTTCAACCAGGACAGCCCCCTGCCTGGGACCTGGGTCGAGGAAGACAATCCGCCCTACTCGTTCTACCTGTACTACATGTATGCCAACATGACGGTGCTGAACCACCTGCGCAG AAAGAGGGGCTTCCACACCTTTGTCCTGCGCCCTCACTGCGGGGAGGCGGGCCCGATTCACCACCTGGTGTCAGCCTTCATGCTGTCGGAGAACATCTCGCACGGGCTGCTGCTCCGCAAG GCACCCGTGCTGCAGTACCTCTACTACCTAGCCCAGATTGGCATCGCCATGTCCCCACTCAGCAACAACAGTCTCTTCCTGAGCTACCACCGCAACCCACTGCCCGAGTATCTGTCCCGTGGCCTGATGGTCTCGCTCTCCACTGATGACCCCCTGCAGTTCCACTTCACCAAG GAGCCCCTGATGGAGGAGTACAGCATCGCCACGCAGGTGTGGAAGCTCAGCTCCTGCGACATGTGTGAACTCGCTCGCAACAGCGTGCTCATGAGTGGCTTCTCCCACAAG GTGAAGAGCTACTGGCTGGGACCCAATTACCTGAAGGAAGGGTCCGAGGGGAACGACATCAGACGCACCAACGTGCCGGACATCCGGGTGAGCTACCGCTTTGAGACGCTGTGCCAGGAGCTGACGCTCATCACACAGGCCGTGCAGACGGCAGAGCTGGAGACCATCCAGGAAGAGGACCCCTGA
- the AMPD2 gene encoding AMP deaminase 2 isoform X2: MASEIHGGLGPRSLQSAHSLPGTLHCLKQFPVDLRTSMDGKYKEIAEELFSRSLVESDMRSAPYEFPEDSPIEQLEERRQRLERQISQDVKLEPDILLRAKQDFLKIDSAADLQLYKEQNEDLVDHLPKERDVLLEREFQRVTISGEETCGVPFTDLLDAAKSVVKALFIREKYMGLSLQSFCKTTARFLEELSGKPLETRSYEEIPETPVAADAPVHPPFTDQHPYETCLPEAMPADLGFGLRMVSGVIHVYTKRDVVDRSTELDLLYPDLQEFIADMNVLMALIINGPIKSFCYRRLQYLSSKFQMHVLLNEMKELAAQKKVPHRDFYNIRKVDTHIHASSCMNQKHLLRFIKRTMKKHLDEIVHVEKGKEQTLKEVFETMNLTAYDLSVDTLDVHADRNTFHRFDKFNTKYNPIGESILREIFIKTDNQVSGKYFAHIIKEVMSDLEESKYQNAELRLSIYGRSRDEWDKLAKWAVSHKVHSNNVRWLVQVPRLFDVYRTKKQLANFQEMLENIFLPLFEATIHPASHPELHLFLEHVDGFDSVDDESKPEHRIFNQDSPLPGTWVEEDNPPYSFYLYYMYANMTVLNHLRRKRGFHTFVLRPHCGEAGPIHHLVSAFMLSENISHGLLLRKAPVLQYLYYLAQIGIAMSPLSNNSLFLSYHRNPLPEYLSRGLMVSLSTDDPLQFHFTKEPLMEEYSIATQVWKLSSCDMCELARNSVLMSGFSHKVKSYWLGPNYLKEGSEGNDIRRTNVPDIRVSYRFETLCQELTLITQAVQTAELETIQEEDP; encoded by the exons GAGCTGTTCTCCCGCTCGCTGGTGGAGAGCGACATGCGCAGCGCCCCCTACGAGTTCCCCGAGGACAGCCCCATtgagcagctggaggagaggCGCCAGCGGCTGGAGCGGCAGATCAGCCAGGACGTGAA ACTAGAACCCGACATTTTACTCAGAGCCAAACAGGACTTCTTGAAAATTGACAGTGCTGCTGACTTACA gctgtACAAGGAGCAGAACGAGGACCTGGTGGATCATCTCCCCAAGGAgagggatgtgctgctggagagagagTTCCAGAGGGTCACCATCTCTGGGGAAGAGACATGTGGG GTGCCCTTCACAGACCTACTGGATGCAGCCAAAAGCGTGGTGAAGGCACTGTTCATCCGGGAGAAGTACATGGGGCTCTCCCTGCAGAGCTTCTGCAAGACCACCGCCCGCTTCTTGGAGGAGCTCTCTGGGAAACCGCTGGAGACCCGGTCCTATGAGGAGATCCCAGAGACCCCCGTGGCTGCAG ATGCTCCTGTGCACCCCCCCTTCACAGACCAGCACCCCTATGAGACCTGTCTCCCTGAGGCCATGCCAGCCGACCTGGGCTTCGGCCTCAGGATGGTCAGCGGAGTGATCCACGTCTACACCAAGCGTGATGTCGTGgacag GAGCACAGAGCTGGACCTGCTGTACCCCGACCTACAGGAGTTCATCGCCGACATGAACGTCTTGATGGCTTTGATCATCAATGGCCCCAT AAAATCCTTCTGCTACCGGCGGCTGCAGTACCTGAGTTCCAAGTTCCAGATGCATGTCCTGCTCAACGAGATGAAGGAGCTGGCGGCTCAGAAGAAGGTCCCCCACCGGGACTTCTACAACATCCGCAAG GTGGACACGCACATCCACGCCTCCTCCTGCATGAACCAGAAGCACCTGCTGCGCTTCATCAAGCGCACCATGAAGAAGCACCTGGACGAGATCGTGCACGTGGAGAAGGGCAAGGAGCAGACCCTGAAGGAGGTCTTCGAGACCATGAATCTCACAGCCTATGACCTTAGCGTGGACACACTGGATGTCCATGCG GACCGTAACACCTTCCACCGCTTTGACAAGTTCAACACCAAGTACAACCCCATCGGGGAATCCATCCTGCGCGAGATCTTCATCAAGACGGACAACCAGGTCTCGGGGAAGTACTTCGCTCACATCATCAAG GAGGTGATGTCCGACCTGGAGGAGAGCAAGTATCAGAATGCAGAGCTGCGGCTCTCCATATACGGCCGGTCACGGGACGAGTGGGACAAGCTGGCCAAGTGGGCTGTGAGCCACAAGGTGCACTCCAACAACGTGCGCTGGCTGGTGCAGGTGCCACGCCTCTT CGATGTGTACCGCACCAAGAAGCAGCTGGCCAACTTTCAGGAGATGCTGGAGAATATTTTCCTACCGCTCTTCGAAGCCACTAtccatcctgccagccacccggAGCTACACCTTTTCCTGGAGCAC GTGGATGGCTTTGACAGCGTGGACGACGAATCCAAACCGGAGCATCGCATCTTCAACCAGGACAGCCCCCTGCCTGGGACCTGGGTCGAGGAAGACAATCCGCCCTACTCGTTCTACCTGTACTACATGTATGCCAACATGACGGTGCTGAACCACCTGCGCAG AAAGAGGGGCTTCCACACCTTTGTCCTGCGCCCTCACTGCGGGGAGGCGGGCCCGATTCACCACCTGGTGTCAGCCTTCATGCTGTCGGAGAACATCTCGCACGGGCTGCTGCTCCGCAAG GCACCCGTGCTGCAGTACCTCTACTACCTAGCCCAGATTGGCATCGCCATGTCCCCACTCAGCAACAACAGTCTCTTCCTGAGCTACCACCGCAACCCACTGCCCGAGTATCTGTCCCGTGGCCTGATGGTCTCGCTCTCCACTGATGACCCCCTGCAGTTCCACTTCACCAAG GAGCCCCTGATGGAGGAGTACAGCATCGCCACGCAGGTGTGGAAGCTCAGCTCCTGCGACATGTGTGAACTCGCTCGCAACAGCGTGCTCATGAGTGGCTTCTCCCACAAG GTGAAGAGCTACTGGCTGGGACCCAATTACCTGAAGGAAGGGTCCGAGGGGAACGACATCAGACGCACCAACGTGCCGGACATCCGGGTGAGCTACCGCTTTGAGACGCTGTGCCAGGAGCTGACGCTCATCACACAGGCCGTGCAGACGGCAGAGCTGGAGACCATCCAGGAAGAGGACCCCTGA